Part of the Bacillus cabrialesii genome is shown below.
TGACGTCCAAATTCTCTACTGTCGTTGCTTTAATAATATCTATTACATCTGCATCATCTACTAAAATATCGTACACACACTGCTCTACATCGGCTTTTTCAATCCCTAACCCGCTTGTCGCATTGCCCTGCGGATCAATATCTACCAGCAGAACCCTTTTCCCTATGTAAGCTAAGCATGCCCCAAGGTTGACAGACGTCGTTGTTTTTCCAACCCCGCCTTTTTGGTTCGTAATTGCTATGATTTTTCCCACGATGTCACCTACTTTCACATGAACATGTACTATCTTGCTTCTATTCTATCAAAAAAAGATTAAAGCGTTTCATTTTTTTCATCATTTTGTTTCGAATCAGAAGGGAAATAATTGAAAATTCAATCGCCCCATATGCTTTCTCTTATAAATTCTACAATTTCTATGTTTTTTTGACTTAAAAGAGGAATTTTCCAAAGAAAAAAAGAAGAAGTTTCAGTGCAGAACGTCAAACAGGGCGGTGAGAATATGGTTTATAAAACAAAGAGAGATGTACCCGTTACGCTGATGATTGTGTTTCTTATATTACTGATACAAGCAGATGCCATTGTTCCTTTTGTGCTGGGAAATGTGAGGATTACAGGCTGGATCATTTTTACGCTGATGACTCTCTTAAATGTGCTTATCATTTGGAGCTTTATTGATTTGAAATATGTATTAAAGGATCACCACCTGATCATTAAAGCCGGAATGATCAAACATCAAATTCCTTACGAAAAAATCGATAAAGTGGTTCAAAAAAAGAAGCTGTGGTCAGGTTTTCGTCTGATCGGCTCTCGTCATGCCATCACAATATATTATCAGGGGGGATGGGGACATGCAGTGATTTCACCGCAAAATACCGAAGAATTTATCCACAAGCTCGAAGAAAAGAATTCTAATATAACAAAACTCACTAAAAGTAATTAATTCCCTTTTATACAAATACAAAAAGCTCTCCTGCTTTTCAGGAGAGCTTTTATTTTGGTATGCGAATCGTTAATTGAATATATTCTTCAAATTCTTCTTCTTCCGTATTCAATTTTACACCGCTGTCTTCAACCATTGATAGCGACTGGCGAATTGTGTTCATTGCAATTCTTGTATCTCTGCTGAATGCTTTGCGTCTCGGCTTTGGTTTTCTCTGGCCTTGCTCCAGCATTTTCACCACGCGGTCTTCCGTCTGCTTTACATTTAAGCTTTTCTCGATAATCTCTGTGAGCAGTGTGACTTGGAGCTCAGGCTGTTTCAGCGGAATCAGCGCTCTGGCATGACGCTCAGTGATTTTCTTCTCCATAATTGCGTCTTGGACCGGCTGAGGCAGCTTTAATAACCGCAGCTTATTGGCAATTGTGGACTGCCCTTTTCCTAAACGCTGTGCGAGTGCTTCCTGTGTTAAATCATGAAGTTCAAGAAGCCGAGCATAGGCATGCGCTTCCTCAATAGAAGACAGTTCTTCCCGCTGCAAGTTTTCAATTAACGCCACAGAAGCGGTTTCCGTGTCGGAAAAATCCTTAATAATAGCCGGAATCTTTTCCCACTCGAGCGATTGCACCGCTCTCCAGCGTCTTTCACCTGCAATGAGTTCGTATTGGCCTTCTTCTTCTGTATGCCTGACAACAATCGGCTGAATAATGCCGTGTGTATGAATGGTCATTGCTAACTCTTTGATTTTTTCATCTGAGAAAATGGTGCGTGGCTGAAAACGGTTGGGAACGATAGCATTTACCGGTATTTCCAGAATCTCTTCTTTGTTTGTCTCATGTTCAGCAATCTCCGGTTCCTGTTCCTTCTCACCAAGCCCGAAGAAACGAGAGAATGAATGCTTCATGTACCTACACCACCTTTAAAAACTGCCATTTTTATAATTCTATTTTCTCATGGTTTTTCCTGCTGTACATCCATCAATTTTGATGAAAATATGATGGTATTGTCATATCAGGCTGTCTAAATTACCCTTCAATTGGCGATTTATTAGGAGTTCCCGGTTTTCTTGGATACTTCTTAGGTGTATTTTTTATCTTGCGTATCACCATAATATTACGATCGCTTTCTTCAATAGGCAGCTTAAAGGAATGGAGATTCTCAAGTTCTCCCCCAAGCGTCGTGATCGCTTTTTTGCCTGCATTCAGTTCTTCTTCTGCTGATGCGGCTTTTAAAGCAACAAATAAACCGTTTTTCTTCACTAGAGGCAAGCAAAGCTCACTCAAAACAGATAATCTCGCAACTGCTCGTGCCGTCACAATATCATAGCTTTCCCGTACGTCTTTCCGTTGTCCGAATGTTTCAGCTCTGTCATGGCAGAATGTCGTATTCTCCAATTGCAAAGCTTCAGACAATTTTTCTAAAAACGTAATCCGTTTGTTTAGTGAATCCACGATTGTGACATGGAGGTGCGGAAAGCATATTTTAATCGGAAGACTCGGAAAACCCGCTCCCGCTCCGACATCACAAATCGTGTTCACTTGATTGAAGTCGACATAAAAAGCGGCTGTAATGGAATCATAAAAATGTTTAAGATACACTTCTTTCTTCTCTGTAATAGAAGTCAGATTGATTTTCTCGTTCCATTCAACCAGCATGTCGTAATAAAGCTCAAATTGCTCCAGCTGACGGGGAGAAAGGGAAATCCCTTTTTCCGCCAAACCAGAAGTGAATTCTTCAATATTCATGCCGTCATCCTTTCTATTCGGCTATCTTCGCAATGCGTCCCTGCTCTAAATACACCAATAGAATTGAAATGTCCGCCGGGTTTACACCGGAAATGCGGGAAGCTTGGGCAACAGACAAAGGACGCACGTTTTTCAATTTTTGACGCGCCTCGGTTGCGATCCCTTTAATGGCGTCATAATCAATTCGATCCGGAATTTTTTTGTTTTCCATCTTCTTCAGTTTTTCCACTTGCTGAAGAGATTTTTCAATATATCCTTCATATTTCACTTGGATTTCTACTTGTTCTGATACGTCTTGCGGAACCGGCACTTCTGGCGGCGCCAGTTTGGTGACTGTTTCATAGTTCATTTCAGGACGTTTCATCAAGTCTGTGCCGCGAACTCCATCTTTCAATTCGCTTCCGCCAAGAGAACGGATATATTCTTGATTTTCCGGAGACGGCTTGATAATCACAGCATGCAGACGTTTTTTCTCCGCTTCAATCGCCGCTTTTTTCTTCTCAAAAGCTGCATAGCGCTCATCAGAAATCAATCCAATGCGGTGTCCGATTTCTGTCAGACGCAAATCAGCATTGTCATGGCGAAGTAGCAATCTGTATTCAGCACGCGATGTCAAAAGACGGTATGGTTCGTTGGTTCCTTTTGTCACAAGGTCATCAATCAGAACACCAATGTAGGCGTCAGAACGGCTTAGAATCACTTCTTC
Proteins encoded:
- a CDS encoding PH domain-containing protein, giving the protein MVYKTKRDVPVTLMIVFLILLIQADAIVPFVLGNVRITGWIIFTLMTLLNVLIIWSFIDLKYVLKDHHLIIKAGMIKHQIPYEKIDKVVQKKKLWSGFRLIGSRHAITIYYQGGWGHAVISPQNTEEFIHKLEEKNSNITKLTKSN
- the noc gene encoding nucleoid occlusion protein, whose product is MKHSFSRFFGLGEKEQEPEIAEHETNKEEILEIPVNAIVPNRFQPRTIFSDEKIKELAMTIHTHGIIQPIVVRHTEEEGQYELIAGERRWRAVQSLEWEKIPAIIKDFSDTETASVALIENLQREELSSIEEAHAYARLLELHDLTQEALAQRLGKGQSTIANKLRLLKLPQPVQDAIMEKKITERHARALIPLKQPELQVTLLTEIIEKSLNVKQTEDRVVKMLEQGQRKPKPRRKAFSRDTRIAMNTIRQSLSMVEDSGVKLNTEEEEFEEYIQLTIRIPK
- the rsmG gene encoding 16S rRNA (guanine(527)-N(7))-methyltransferase RsmG: MNIEEFTSGLAEKGISLSPRQLEQFELYYDMLVEWNEKINLTSITEKKEVYLKHFYDSITAAFYVDFNQVNTICDVGAGAGFPSLPIKICFPHLHVTIVDSLNKRITFLEKLSEALQLENTTFCHDRAETFGQRKDVRESYDIVTARAVARLSVLSELCLPLVKKNGLFVALKAASAEEELNAGKKAITTLGGELENLHSFKLPIEESDRNIMVIRKIKNTPKKYPRKPGTPNKSPIEG